The DNA segment GCAGACGCCGTGACTCGGGCCGGGCTTTCTGAATCAAGACGCTGAACCGTACATCCACGATCATCGACATCGCTGATGCAGTAGCGGCTGCCTTGCTTAGGGCTCACCAACACAACGCGTTCGTTTGCCAGCACTTGCATTAAACCAACAAAGTCAGTTTTCTCTGGTAGAATCAGTCGTTCTTCAACCCACTGCTTATAAGTGCTCATCAGTGTCTTAAGCGACTGAGTCAACTCAATCGGTGAGCCCTTGATTTTATCAAGATCGACAAATTGCTCGAACACCATCCCTTTGTCGTAACGCCGTGCTAACCCGCCAGAACCAATCGCTGTTCGCTCGGCTGTACCGCTAACCACATCCACGAACCCAGACTCCGTCAATTCCTGCCGGCTCTCACTACCAAGCTCCTCCCAAACTTCGCCCGCTTTTTCGTCCTCGCGGCCTCGAAAAGCGGTTGCAGCAACCCCCAATCCAATGCGAATCCCCACCGAAGTTTCGGAGGAAAAATGAATGACAGGATAGACACCCTTTTGGGCGCTGGTGGTTTCGCGGCTGTCGAAGAAAGCAACCCAGGGAACCGCTGCCCAATTACCTTTACCAACCGAGGCCTCTACGACCCAGTGCTCGTTGTCACAAAGCACCGAGAGCAACTCGGCTCCCCGTTCTTTCAGCTGACGTTCCAGCTGTTTCGCTTCCGCGTCCCCGCTCATCGTCGCCGGACGATCGGGATAGATGGTTAGAAGTTGCGAACAGGACGCCCAAAATGGAGCCCATTGACTGGCCTCATCATCGTTAATCTGATACTTCACGCCTTTGCTGCTCCTTCAATATCATTCAAGAAAGACGAGTAAGGATCAATCGCGTTGACCACCAGCTGACCTCTTGATCGATCGCAGGAAACGCAGAGTAGACGACGTCGCAGGTTTACGCCTAGCGAGCCCCAGAAAATATTCATCAAGCTCCGTACTTCGTCAGATCGTAAAGCGAGGCCAGCCGCCCGATGAAGTGCCTTAATCGTCTTGCCTGATCGCGCCGTACTCCACACACGAGCTGGCACTTTATAAAGCATTTCGCCAATCGCTTCTTGAGAGGGATGCACGAAAACGGCCCGTCTATCCAAAAATACGAAGAGAAGCCGAAGTAAGCTTTCCACACTAGACATAAAAAGGTTCACCTACTTGCACTTGAGCTCGAAACAATGAGCTCCCAATGCATACTCGGGTACTCGCAAGGAAGGGCAAGAATGTGCTCATCAAAAAACGGGACTTCGGAGTCTTAAACAATGTTGCAATTTGAAAGAAGAGTCCCAACAGCATACGGTCAGTTCAGGGGTGCCACAATCACCTATCGAACTAGACCGTTGTCGGTCTAAAAGTTTTGTTGATACGCGGCCGATAGAATTTTGCAAACACAACCAAAATGAAGTTTCGAATTAGCTTCGCCCTTACCCGAGCCGATCTTGCGCAACAGATAGACGTCAGGATTTTGCACCACAGCAAGGTCCAACGAATCCGATTGCGCTCCGTGATTATTTGCGAGGCGCATGCGGATTGGCAGGATGAACAGATTCAGTCGATCAATGAATCGCTTGAATCGTTGGCACGAGTCAACGCTGATCTCGTAGTGAAATCAGCACGAACTGTAATTGACCTCTATTCTGCAATTGACGATGTCCGCAAAGTACCTGTGTTGAACTTGTCAGTGCGTGAGTCATGTAGTGAGAAAGGCTAATAATCTCCAAACGCCGTTTGAATTAAATGGGATGAACAATCAGCGGGGGCGAATTTGCTTTGAATAGCAATTTGGACCAGTGGACGTACGAGATGTCGCGATGAAAGCGGGTTCTACAGAAGGCATGATTGATTCCATGAAGGCACCCCCTTTTTTGGGACATTACTCGCTGACCGGCACGCCGACGCTGTTGACGGCTGATATTGCTTGCTCAGTCTATAGCGTTGCAACGGTGGAAAATGGTGGTGTATCTCCGAGATGAAGGGCCCCGAACTGAATATGGTTATATTCTGTTGAGTGCAGACTGTGCGATCGAGGTAACCGGGAGAAAACGTGATGAGTAAATTGCGATTTGGTTCGTGTGTTGATTCGGATGAATTGGCTGGTGAGAACCGGCGTGTTCTTGAAATTCGCTATGAGATTGCGGAGTCGCTTGGACGTTCGGCTCTTGATGCTATCGATAATGGCGAATACCTGACCGATGATGGGTTGGTCGATTGGTCGGGCGAAATTGAGGCGGCCGAAGCGGCTAAGATTTCGATTCCTTCCGATGCGACTCTTCCGGAAACTGGACGAGGATCGGAAGGTGGCGGGCATGCGGAGACTTTGGTGACCGTTGTGAATCGAACCACTCTGTCCGCCGCTTCTGCACTGGTCGAGCAGGGGCATCGCCCGTTGGCTCTTAACTTTGCAAACGGCGTCGAGCCCGGTGGTGGTTTTTTGAGGGGTGCGACCGCTCAAGAGGAGACGCTTTGCCGATCGAGTGCGCTGTACGCGACTCTGTTCGACGATCCGATGTACGACTTCCATCGCAATCACGATCCGGCCGCTTCAAGCGATTGGGCCATCCTGTCGCCTGACGTACCCGTTTTCCGAAACGATGCGGGCATGGAATGCGATAAACCCTGGTCACTCAGCTTTCTGACCTGTGCAGCGCCGTATGCGCCGACCGTCGGGCGACTGACTGCAGAACCTATGCTTCGCCAACGGATTCACCGCGTGCTCTCGATCGCAGAAGCCTACCGGTACGAGTCGCTCGTGCTGGGCGCGTGGGGATGTGGTGTGTTCGCAAATGATCCGCTGCAAACCGCAAAAGATTTTCGAACCGCCCTCGAAAGCGATTTTGCTGGAGCTTTCTCACACGTGGTCTTTGCCATCACGGATTGGTCGCCGCAGCGCAGGTACTTGCGCCCGTTCTGCGATGTGTTTTCGGATGCGTGACCAACTCGTACGTCAGTTCAGGGCCGGGAATCGACGACGTGGTTTTGCCATCGGTCCGAGCAGGGCGGATTCTTTACCAGCTAGACGTCATTTGATGCTGCGGACAGTTCACCAATAATATCAGTAAGATTCAGCTGACGCTCAGCGGGTGAAGTGCGAAGCGTATTGAGCATGATACGCCGAAACGGTTCCGGAACCGTGCTGATGGCAGAGGATCCTAACTTGAGGTCCCAAAGTGTAACCGCCATAGCTTCCTGCAAACTTTCACCTGCGTTGGGAGGCTTTTTGAGCAGAAGCCAGTGGAGGAGCCCACCGATGGCGTAGATGTCGGTTTTGGGGCCAATGGAACCGAACGCGGGGTCGATCTGCTCGGGTGCAGCGAACCCCAACGTTCCACCAAGGACTTGAGACCCGCTGAAACCTTCAGACGCCGATCGCGATGAGGCTTGTGAAAAACCAAAGTCGGTAATCGTGACTCGATCTTCCGCATCGACAAGAACGTTCGTCGGAGTCAGATCGCCGTGGACCAGGCCCGCGCGATGCACGGCTTGGATCGCTTCACAAACCTGCAGCAGCAAATCAACTATCCGTTTCGGTGCGGCATCGACGACATCTTGCAGTGAATGCCCCTCGATCCACTCGCTGATAACATACGGTCCCCCATGGGGCGATTCACCGTACCCGAGATAGCGAATGACGCCGGGGTGCGTGATTTTCGAAGCGATATTGATCTCTCGCAAAAACGACCGGCGAGCACCTTCGCTCTGCCAGAACGCTTTCCGCAAAAATTTTACGGCAACGATGCGGCCGTCGGACTGCATGCTGGCACGATAGATTTTTCCAAAACCACCGCTGCCGATCAGTTTGCCGAGCACAAACTGGTTGTATTGAACTCGCGGCAGTGTCGGCGTGCTTCGTGCCACGTGTGCGGCGTCCTTCGTGATCGTGGTATCCGGGGCGAGCCGGTTACGCACTCGCGACAGGCGGCGACGCACGGTTCGTTCGTCGATGCCAAGCGTCTGGGCCAGTTCTCGTTGCGTCTGGCCTGCCAGGACGCCCTCAACGATTTCCACTAAATCGTCTGGCAATTCTGCCTTCAGAATCGCGAGGAATTCGCCCGCCTGATCATTGGCACTGGAGGTGTTGTCGCTGGCGGCTTGAGGCTGGACATCATCGAGGGCAAATCGGCCCAGATCGCCGCCTCGTTTGAGCGCCGTCTGACGCTCGATGGACCGGGCCATTTTGCGACGTGCAAATGTTGCGAGCAATCGCCACAGCGAAACACTAACACTGACTTGAATGCGACTCTGTCTGGCGGCATCAAAGAAGCTGCCCATTGCGGACTGAACGATTTCGCTCGGATCCATCGAGCCGCGGAAACGTCGGTTCAGGCGACTGGCCACCAAGGCCACCAAACGTATTGCGTAGCGATCGAACAGGACGTTGGCAGCTCGTTCATCACCTGCTTTCCAGGCGTGCAGCAACCAACCATCCGGCCGATCCGTGATCGATTCGAAAATTTCGGTTTCTTTTTCGTGGTTGCTGTCCGGTTCCAAACTCGCTTTCTCACTTCCTAGACGACACGGTGCTTCGCCACCGTGATGAACATCTACACCAGCGGTGGCAACACCGTTATACAAGAGGAGAGACAAGAATGGCGATGGTGGTTACCGATCCCTGCATAGGGTGCAAAGACAAAGCATGCCTCCCGGTCTGCCCGGTCGAATGCTTTCACAGCAACGAAGACGAGCCGATGGTCTACATTGATCCGGACGAATGCATCGACTGCGGAGCCTGCGTGTCGGAGTGCCCGACGGAAGCAATCTTCCACGAAGACGATGTACCGGACCAATGGAAAAGCTTTATCGAACTAAATGCCGTAAAGTCAGCGACGTGTCCGTCTGCACACGAATGAACCGACTTCGGCAAGCGACCGCCGAATGCAGGCAGTCGATTTAGTGGATACTGCAAGAAAGGCCGGACGGCTTGCGCCGTTCCGCTAAGAAGGGACGTTCGAATTCAAAATCTTAGCGGAAGGGCGCGAGCCCTCCGGCCTGCATACCAATCTGCGAGAAAGGCCGGACGGCTTGCGCCGTGCCGCTAAGAGGGGACGCTCGAATTCAAATTCTTAGCGGTTGGGCGCGAGCCCTCCGGCCTGCAAACCACTCCGCAAGAAGGGCCGGACGGCTCGCGCCGTGCCGCTAAGAAGGGACGTTCGAATTCAAATTCTTAGCGGAAGGGCGCGAGCCCTCCGGCCCGGTAACCACTCCGCAAGAAGGGCCGGACGGCTTGCGCCGTTCCGCTAAGAAGGGACGCTCGAATTCAAATTCTTAGCGGAAGGGCGCGAGCCCTCCGGCCCGGTAATGACTCCGCAAGAAGGGCCGGACGGCTTGCGCCGTGCCGCTAGGAAGGGACACTCGAATTCAAATTCTTAGCGGTTGGGCGCGAGCCCTCCGGCCTGCATACCAATCTGCAAGAAAGGCCGGACGGCTTGCGCCGTTCCGCTAAGAAGGGACGCTCGAATTCAAAATCTTAGCGGAAGGGCGCGAGCCCTCCGGCCCGGTATCCAATCTGCAAGAAAGGCCGGACGGCTTGCGCCGTGCCGCTAAGAAGGGACGTTCGAATTCAAATTCTTAGCGGTTGGGCGCGAGCCCTCCGGCCTGCATACCAATCTGCAAGAAAGGCCGGACGGCTTGCGCCGTGCCGCTAAGAAGGGACGCTCGAATTCAAATTCTTAGCGGTTGGGCGCGAACCCTCCGGCCCGGTATCCAATCCGCGAGAAAGGCCGGACGGCTTGCGCCGTGCCGCTAAGAGGGGACACTCGACTGGAATAACTATGTTAAAATCACGACCGTATCCGTTATGAAACTCTTGCCCCCATGGTTCTGATATGGCATGGCGACCTGAACGACTTGTGAAGGCTGGCGAACTTGATAACTCCACACTCGGCTGGACGATCGGCTGGCTGGAACTTGAAGGGATCGACCAGCGACTACAACTTAAATTGGCCGGCAACTGCCACCCAGACCTGGCTGGCTGGAAATTTCGCATTAATCGCATAGAACCGGAACTGCCTGAACCTGATACGTCGCCCGACAATCCGGATATTAGTCTCGACCAATCCGGCCACGTCGGTGACATCACCGCGGACCAGATGGTCAAACACCATGAAATGTCCGACAGCGAATTGGTGCGTCGCTTAGTGGCTGGTGAAAAGCCGCCGTTCACTTGGCGCAAGTGTCTGTACTTGGAGTGGTTCAGCAACGCCAACGGCCGCATCGTGATTCAAAGCACACGACTGGAGGTCGAGCGGATCGGAGAGCGAGCGTTTGAGCTGACCGAGGATGAATGGAAAGAACAGGTACAGCAAAATGCCAACGAACTTGGCCACTCCATGGTTCAACTTACCGATGCGTTGCAAGAACGCGAAGACGAGGACGAGGACGACGCATGAAAGATCATGTGAATCGAATCTCAATCGGCATATGCAGCGATTTTTAAAGATGAGCACGAAAAAGGGCCGCTATGGTAACTGAACCGAAATCGCCGTTGGTCCTGCTATCAGGGCTTGCCGCGGACGCTCGAATCTTTACGCCGCAGAAGGTTGCTTTTCCGCAACTAAATTGCCCGCGTTGGTTGGTTCCAGAACGATCCGAGTCTCTAAACGACTACACCCGACGCTTAGCAGCAACACTCGACAGCGAGCCTTGCTTCATCGGTGGTGCGTCTTTTGGCGGCATCGTCGCCTTACATCTGGCGGAACATGTCGACGCCAAAGCCGTCATCCTGATCGGAAGCATTATATCGCCGTCAGAACTACCACTTTACGCCCGCTGTGCTCGACCGTTTCGTTTCCTGGTTCCCGTGATTCCGATCCGGCTTCTGCAGTTCCTCATTCGACCGCTCACGATCCGAATCGTGCGGCGACATGCACCGATTGTATATGGATTTGCCAGTCAATTTCGCGACTCAGACCCGGTAGTCTTCAAGTGGTCTTTGTCACGGATCTTGGATTGGTCAATCGCACCGAACGTTTCTTGCCCCGTCTTTCATCTGCATGGCGACCGCGACTGGATACTCCCGCTGCGATATACCTCCGCCGACAGAATTGTCGCGGGCGGCGGGCATCTGCTTTCGCTAACTCACCCAGACGAGGTGAACTCCTACATCCGGCAAATCGTTAGCCAGCTTACGTCACCATCGGCTGCTGCAGACGACAGCAACGAACCGGGACAGGATGGGTAGGGTGTGAAGGACTGTTAGTGTTCGCGGGGGAGTGAATTTTTTTGATGACGTCATTGCCGTAGCTCCGCCTCTCCGAGGCGGAGAACTCGGTAACCACGAGTCTCGGAGAGACTCTACTACGTGCCACCGGAATGGGGATCGCGAAAAGGAAAGCCCAGCGGGCGACAGAACCACCCTTGTCTGTCGCCCGCTGGGCTTTTCTCATGCGCGCGCTCGGGTTTCCGTTGGCTTACGCCAACGGCAAGTATCTGCCGCCCGCTGGGCTAAAATCACTGCACTCAAACTTGGGTCGGCAGGATTGAATCCTGCCTGTAAGTTTCACGTCCCCCGCGAAGGTAGCTGCAGGGGAGCGTTCTTTCGCGGGGGCATGTGAAATTTATTCGTGACGTATGGCGAGCCCTCCGGCCTGCATACCAATCTGCAAGAAAGGCCGGACGGCTTGCGCCGTGCCGCTAAGAAAGGGACGCTCGAATTCAAAATCTTCGCGGAAGGGCGCCCGCCCTATTTCCTGCGTGCCCCCTTCACCGCTGGAGCACAACCTCGAACAATACGGTTTCGCGAATGTGATACTCCGTTGCAACAAAGTAGGATGAGGCACCGATGTCCGAATACCAATGGGTCGAATTCAGGGCGATCGAATCACCGCTTGATCGAGAAGCCATCGAATTCATGCACACGCAGTCTTCGCGGGCGGAGATTGACCAGTGGCGTTTTGCCAACGAGTACCACTATGGCGATTTTCACGGCGACGCCTTGGAAATGCTCCGTCGAGGCTACGACTTGCACGTGCATTATTCAAACTTCGGCAACCGAACGCTCTATTTTCGGTTTCACGACGGATTTCAGTTTGCGGAATTGGTCGATCAGTACACCGATGATGAACAAATATCCTGGCAATCGGATGAGAAGGGTAGCGGCGGTATGCTGATGATCACCCCTGATGGCGCCATGGAGATGGCCGAAGAGATCTGGGACCCTGAAACTCTAGCGTCCGATTTTGTTCCACTGTGGGAAATGATCAATCGCGGTGACATGCGACCGGTGTATTTGGCCTACTTGGCTCTCTGCACTTGGTTTGACGCCGAAGATGACAATGATTTAGAACCGCCCGTTCCTGCTGGATTAAAACAATCCCACCCCAGCCTAGATCGACTGTGCGTCTATTTGGAAGTGGATATTGATCTACTGGACTTGGCGTCAGAGGCTTCGTCTGAGTTACAGGACCAATCGCTTAATTCAGAGCGGATTGGTGAATGGTTGAAAAGCCAAGACCACGAACCAATGAGGGCAATGCTACAAAGAGTTTTATGCAATCCACACGAAGAACCGCAACGATTGCTCCGGGAAATTGCAGCCGAACTGCACTCGCCAATCGCTCCCACTGAGAGTCGCAGGAGTCTGCGTGAGATGCGGCGGCAAGCCGATGAACGGACAATACAGCGGAAAGAAGCGATAGAAGCTGAGAACGCTCGAAAAAAAGCCGAGGTCGAACGCTTGGCCCGCAAGATTCATGAGAATCAAATTCAATCCATCACGAAAGATCCGAATCCAACTCTCCTCCGGATTGAAAAGGCTATCGAAGAGAAGAACCGACCTGCATACGAACGAGCCGCCAGCGATTTGAAACTGCTTCAAGAGGCGTTTGGTCATGTCTACGCCGGGGCCAAGGCTGACGAGATACGAAGCAAGTACTCCAACCGGCCTGCACTCCTCGCGGAAATCCGAAAAGCCCTCGAGGGTTGACCACGGTGACTGCCGTTCAGGCACAGCCCGGCTGATTCGGTGGCGTCTCTTTTTACGAAGCGACCGGACGGCTGTCGCGTCCGCTTGCGATTTCGGAAGCCAGAGAGCATACGGACGGGCAAAATGGCCCATGTTAGTTCCCACTGCGATCGGGTCCCAGAGCATCGATGCAAGTCATTCCAGCCTAATCAGGGCGGAAGCAATCCGAACTGAACCGAAAAATCCATTAGCCTATAGCCCCGTGGGCTGTGGATATATATTGCCCGGATGGAAGATTGTCGTCTTTCGCTCCGCGAGAGTTCTTTTCAGGGGGCGTTCTTTCGCGAAGCGAAAGGCGACAATCTGAAATTCGTTGCCTTGCTGGGCTCAATACATTTCCGAAAGGTGCCGGACCATTTGCTCGCATTCGTTTCGAGGCATCGGAAGGAGAGCATTCATCCTTGTTGGCAACCGGAATCGACGCGTTTAGGACTTCCCTCAAACCGGACTGGACGGATGACCGCCTGGTAGCTTTCACTGCTGGCGAAAATCCGCGACAATTCCTGTTTGCCTTTGTTGCTGACGCCAAATGCCTGATCCAAAACATCTCGTGACCGACGGCGCGGACTTTTAAAAATACGGCGACTCACTAGCCTCGACTTTCAGCCGAAGAACCCGGCATTACCGTATCAAGAGAAAACGCTTCATCATGAAAGCTGTCTGCGCGAAACAGTATGGTCCTCTCCAAAACTTACAAGTTTGCGATATGCCCAAACCTGAGGTTCAGGCGTCCAAAATATTGGTGCGAGTGCACGCCGCCGGACTTCACATCGGCGATTGCTTCACGGTTCGTGGGACACCTTTTGTTGTACGAATGGAAACGGGTTGGCGCCGACCGAAAAGCGGGGTTCCTGGCTACGACTTTTCCGGCGTGGTCGAAGCGGTCGGCGAAGGTGTCACCGATTTCGCTGTGGGCGACGAAGTTTACGGCGAATGTCCTGGCAGCTGCGCCGAATTTGTTTTGGTGGCCAAAGACAAGCTGACTGCGAAACCTAATGGCTTGTCACACGTCGAAGCCGCCGCCATGCCCACGTCGGCACTAGCGGCGCTTCATGCTTTGCGCGATGTCGCCAAATTGCAGGCGAGCGAATCGTTGCTAATCAACGGAGCGTCGGGCGGCATTGGAACTTTTGCCGTTCAGATTGCCAAAGCGTTCGGCGCCGAAGTGACAGGAGTTTGCAGTGGGAACAATGCGTCACTGGTCAAGTCGCTTGGTGCCGACCATGTGGTCGACTACAACGCAGTCGATTTCACCAACTCCGGAAACCAATACGACTGTATCTTTGACAATGTAGAGAACCGCAATCTGTCAGATATCCGTCGCGTGCTAAAACCGTCCGGGACACTGATCTGCAATAGCGGAACCGGAGCGAGCGGATTGGCGTTCTGGATTCGTTTACTGAAACCGCTGGTTCTTTCGCCGTTCAGCAAGCAACGACTTTGCCGATATCTCTCGGTGCCAACGCGTAAAGACCTGGAAGTGCTTAGCGAAATGGTAAGCGATGAAAAGCTAAGGCCTGTCGTGTCGGAAGTCTACCGGCTCGACTCGGTCGCAAAAGCGTTGCAGGACCTGGAATCCGGACGCACCGTCGGCAAACGAGTCGTGAGGGTAATCGAAGCATAAACGCATCACGCCAGCGATTGGCTCGGGCTTGACTTGGTGAGCTGAACGAGTTGTCGTTACGACGGCAAGTCACGCTTCGACCAACTGCAGAGCGTAAGAGTTGGTGCACTGGCATTTTTTTGTACCGGCTGCGCTGAATCGGCTCCGACATAGTTTTGCTTAATGGAACTATCCCAGCACTTGAACCCGAATCGGACCACTGATTCCGATTCACTCTTCATCGCACATGTTTCGACGGCGAACCAGAAAGTGCTGGCCGGCCGGACGGCCGGTGAGAAATTTGGATGAATCGACGGCGCGGTCGATGCCAAGGAAATGCGACCAGATTTTAGTCCGATTTTCTCTTGTTACATGGATCAGTTTCTGGGGTGTAGATCAGTTCGTTATACTCTTACTTAAGGCGTTTCGTTTGCTGCTGGGAACACTGGTTAGCAACTCCTCGCCTTCCTACGCAGAATGATTGAAGCTACCTCGATAGAAGCGATCACAAATCGTAATCAACCTTGCTCTATCTGCGACGCTGACTTTCCATGTAATCGCAGATGGGATCAAAGCGGCGAAGTGCACCGCGAGAGTTTCAGAGGAACTTTAAAGAGGATCTCATTTGCCGAAACATCAACACTTCAAAGCCGATCAGTACGCTACAGTGTCGTGTTAGCAAGGACATCGGAATCTAGTGCCGCTGGATGTAGGAACCTAGCTTCACAACGCCAGGCCATTCGCGGAAAATTTCCGAGAACCACGAACGGCAAGTTGCTCGTAGCCCCAGCAGCCACCTAGAACGGACGTACGAAAACACCCGTTGAGCAATAGAAATTAGTCGCTTTAGTTCTTCGCAGATTGATTTCGGTTTACTCGGCGGTCACGCCCGACAACGAATACCAATGCACCAAATCCTAATATAGCGAGAGAGGTTGGTTCCGGGACTGTTCCCGGCGCCGACGCCGAATCGACATTCAGAATGTCGAAAGCCCATTCAGCAGTGCGGGCATCTCCGTTGACGTCATTAAAAAATGGGTTGGAGCCATACATTTCATCGAACGTAAAGTTGGGATTGCCCTCATGAAGAAAACCTAACGAAATATGGTCCCCGAGTCCGCCAGTGAAGAAATTGTCAAATTGTGAGACGGCTACAGTATAATCGCCAACCGCCAATGGTATCGACAAGAAAGTGTCATAGTCTGAGCTAGTAACGGGGTCGATCCCAACGTCAGGGAATGAACCGTCGTCGTTTGTTCCGATAAGGTTTCCACTTGAGTTGAATAGCGAAAGTATGGGGTCGAATCCGCCTGCCGAGATGATGTTCCCCTCTGAATTTGTTCCCCCCGCATAGGATAGTGTTTTAAGGGTAACGGTGGACGGTGCACCGACACTAAAATCAAAAAGTAACACGTCATCGTCTTGTCCAAAGACTCCAGTAAATGAGAAATTCATCAAGCCAGCTTGCACCTGCTCCGCCGAAGTTACAAGCATCGTCAAACACGCAAACGCAAATATAAATCGTTTCATTTTCGTCCCCTAAAAGCACCTTCTTCGCGAAGGTTAGATGAGTCGTAGATTAAATTAGATCGAGTGCAACACGCAGCAATCCACGCATCGCATTCGCGGCAATCAGCGTCATGATTTTCAACGGATAGAATCGTTGAGTATCTATGAAGGTCTCAAGGGACATAAAGAGTGAGGAGATTGTGCCAGATGAATGTCATGAACTGACAATCGCCATCGCAATTCTGCGACGGGCAGTAGTGTCGCCACTCGATCCCACGCGGGAGACGCAAATTCAGCATCCGTGGAGGACAATGAGAGTGCCGCAAGTGCCCCGATGGGTAGAGTGTATCGAAGGTGCTCTTTATGTTCCCGGTCTCTTGGGGGAAGTACATCCGGAACTGACACGGCCCCACTTGCCTGTGAGATATGCGGACCTGCCTGTGAATTGAGCATCACCCCTGCCTTCGCCATCGTCGGACAAAGCATCAACGCACAAACCAGCAGGGGGGCTCGAACATCCATACAACAAAACTAAAGCACCACATGGGGGGACGCAAGCACCAAGTCTCCGTTAGTCTAAAGAAAATCCAAATTTTCCTTGCCGTCATGATTCACTCGTTTTCTTTCCACCATCAAAGCAAAAGAAAGGATACACCCCAAGTGGAACTATCTCGTGGCTCAGGGAATGAATACAAATTTATCTAAAATGTCAAACCATTTTTGGTGCCGTAGCACGGTCGGTTGGTTCGAACTTGATGGGACCGGCAGCAGCAGATAACGGGTTACGAAGAGAGGATCTCTGCATTGGGCAGGCGTTCACGCAGTGCTTTTATTCCCTCTGGAGTGAGCTTCGTGTCGGCGACATCGATGTAGTTGAGGGCCATTGCGATGAGAGTGGGAACCGATGCGTCGGTCACCAGCGTTCCGCACAAGTTAAGTCGCGTGAGGTTTGGCAGCTGTGCAATCAGCTCGATCGCTCGATCGGTAACGCCGGTTTCCCAGAAGCTGATCCCATCGAGATTTGGCAGCGAAAGCAGCGGCTGGACGTCTGCGTCGGTAATCTCCATTTTGTTGAAGTCGATATCGACGATGTCCTCGTTCGGAATTTTCTCGCGGCCGCGAAAAGGTTCACCGAGGAACGAGAAGCGAACTCCTCGGTCCGTCAAAGCGATCATAGCAGCATCCATTAAACCTCTCTCCATCCTGAACCGTTAATGTTTAGCTGGTCGATAAGCGAACGCTCCGTCTGTGGGCTTCTGACGGATTGCATTCCGCGGCTCCCATGCTTCTCCGGCGATGACGCGTCCCCTCTTCATTCTTTTCCCAATCTCCGGCGGCTCAAGGCATGATGCTGTGTTGAAGTTTTGGGCAAGAAAATGGGGGCAAGAAAATGATGTGCGGATCGGGACTGGTCCGGGGCGTCCTGTCACTAAGTCTCTTGTTTAATAATAACGTACCGGGAAACCGAAGAGGATGCTGCGGACGCTTCGGGCCACAGCAGTACGGATAGATGCTGGTTGACTTACTTGCTCAGGCGAATCGTGCTAAGTCGTCGTTAATCGGAACGGTTACTCCCTTTTCCATTCGCTCTAGCGGCTTGACGCCAAATTCGCTTTGGTGTCTTGCTGTACTTACACAGGGAAGG comes from the Roseimaritima multifibrata genome and includes:
- a CDS encoding TIGR02452 family protein; the protein is MSKLRFGSCVDSDELAGENRRVLEIRYEIAESLGRSALDAIDNGEYLTDDGLVDWSGEIEAAEAAKISIPSDATLPETGRGSEGGGHAETLVTVVNRTTLSAASALVEQGHRPLALNFANGVEPGGGFLRGATAQEETLCRSSALYATLFDDPMYDFHRNHDPAASSDWAILSPDVPVFRNDAGMECDKPWSLSFLTCAAPYAPTVGRLTAEPMLRQRIHRVLSIAEAYRYESLVLGAWGCGVFANDPLQTAKDFRTALESDFAGAFSHVVFAITDWSPQRRYLRPFCDVFSDA
- a CDS encoding protein kinase domain-containing protein, with product MSLLLYNGVATAGVDVHHGGEAPCRLGSEKASLEPDSNHEKETEIFESITDRPDGWLLHAWKAGDERAANVLFDRYAIRLVALVASRLNRRFRGSMDPSEIVQSAMGSFFDAARQSRIQVSVSVSLWRLLATFARRKMARSIERQTALKRGGDLGRFALDDVQPQAASDNTSSANDQAGEFLAILKAELPDDLVEIVEGVLAGQTQRELAQTLGIDERTVRRRLSRVRNRLAPDTTITKDAAHVARSTPTLPRVQYNQFVLGKLIGSGGFGKIYRASMQSDGRIVAVKFLRKAFWQSEGARRSFLREINIASKITHPGVIRYLGYGESPHGGPYVISEWIEGHSLQDVVDAAPKRIVDLLLQVCEAIQAVHRAGLVHGDLTPTNVLVDAEDRVTITDFGFSQASSRSASEGFSGSQVLGGTLGFAAPEQIDPAFGSIGPKTDIYAIGGLLHWLLLKKPPNAGESLQEAMAVTLWDLKLGSSAISTVPEPFRRIMLNTLRTSPAERQLNLTDIIGELSAASNDV
- a CDS encoding 4Fe-4S dicluster domain-containing protein is translated as MAMVVTDPCIGCKDKACLPVCPVECFHSNEDEPMVYIDPDECIDCGACVSECPTEAIFHEDDVPDQWKSFIELNAVKSATCPSAHE
- a CDS encoding alpha/beta fold hydrolase; translation: MVTEPKSPLVLLSGLAADARIFTPQKVAFPQLNCPRWLVPERSESLNDYTRRLAATLDSEPCFIGGASFGGIVALHLAEHVDAKAVILIGSIISPSELPLYARCARPFRFLVPVIPIRLLQFLIRPLTIRIVRRHAPIVYGFASQFRDSDPVVFKWSLSRILDWSIAPNVSCPVFHLHGDRDWILPLRYTSADRIVAGGGHLLSLTHPDEVNSYIRQIVSQLTSPSAAADDSNEPGQDG
- a CDS encoding NAD(P)-dependent alcohol dehydrogenase, which produces MPKPEVQASKILVRVHAAGLHIGDCFTVRGTPFVVRMETGWRRPKSGVPGYDFSGVVEAVGEGVTDFAVGDEVYGECPGSCAEFVLVAKDKLTAKPNGLSHVEAAAMPTSALAALHALRDVAKLQASESLLINGASGGIGTFAVQIAKAFGAEVTGVCSGNNASLVKSLGADHVVDYNAVDFTNSGNQYDCIFDNVENRNLSDIRRVLKPSGTLICNSGTGASGLAFWIRLLKPLVLSPFSKQRLCRYLSVPTRKDLEVLSEMVSDEKLRPVVSEVYRLDSVAKALQDLESGRTVGKRVVRVIEA
- a CDS encoding DVUA0089 family protein, whose amino-acid sequence is MKRFIFAFACLTMLVTSAEQVQAGLMNFSFTGVFGQDDDVLLFDFSVGAPSTVTLKTLSYAGGTNSEGNIISAGGFDPILSLFNSSGNLIGTNDDGSFPDVGIDPVTSSDYDTFLSIPLAVGDYTVAVSQFDNFFTGGLGDHISLGFLHEGNPNFTFDEMYGSNPFFNDVNGDARTAEWAFDILNVDSASAPGTVPEPTSLAILGFGALVFVVGRDRRVNRNQSAKN
- a CDS encoding leucine-rich repeat domain-containing protein, yielding MDAAMIALTDRGVRFSFLGEPFRGREKIPNEDIVDIDFNKMEITDADVQPLLSLPNLDGISFWETGVTDRAIELIAQLPNLTRLNLCGTLVTDASVPTLIAMALNYIDVADTKLTPEGIKALRERLPNAEILSS